The segment ATTCTTTCAGAGACTCTACAGCAAACTCAGGAGTCCCCATATATATTATTCTTAGTGTTTTCTTATCCATAATCTTTTTTGTAATACCTCTATTAATCCTCCGAGAAATGAATTAATACTCTTCTATAAGAGTTGAAAATTTTTGATTTCGAAACAAAGCCCAAGTATTTACCTTGCTCGTCAATAACTGGTAAATTCCATGCATTGGTGTCATCAAAAGTCTTCATTACATTTTCCATACTATCTGTATTCAGTAGTTTTCCAGGAGGTGATGTCATCAATTTCTCTACTTTGAATCTATGATATAGTTCCTGGCGGAACATTATATTTCGAATATCATCAAGTAATATAATGCCCAATAAAACCCCATCTTTATCAGTTACGGGGAATATATTTCTTTGTGATGAAGCTATAGCTTTGACTAGTTCTCCCAAGTCCATTTCTGGTTTAACTTCTACGAAATTGGTCTCAACAACGTTCTCCATCTTCATTAAAGTAAGAACAGCTTTATCTTTATGATGAGTTATAAGCTGACCTCTTTTAGCCAATCGCATAGAATATATACTATGAGGTTCAAAAGCTATTATTGTGAGATAGGCACTTACCGAAGCAATCATAAAGGGCAAAAACAAATCATATCCTCCTGTGAGTTCTGCTATCAAAAACACTCCCGTAAGTGGAGCATGCATAACAGCACTCATAACTGCTGCCATCCCCATTAATGCGAAGTTCTTTTCGGGTAACCAATGAATAATCTCCAACCCATTTACACTATGTGAAAAAACAAATCCTGCCACACAACCTAAGAAGAGTGAAGGAGCAAATAATCCTCCACAACCTCCCCCACCATTAGTAGCACTTGTTGCAAAAACCTTAAATAAGATGATAAGGACAAGATAGATTAATAGTATATTCTTATACCCATAAAATAAAGAGTTGTTCATAACTCTATCCCACTCTAAGTCAGAAGAGCCATTCAATAATAAATCTATGGTGTCATAACCTTCTCCATAAAGAGAAGGAAGTAAGAAAATAAGAGCACTCAACATTACACCACCCAATAGCAACTTTTGATAAGGCCCTTTGCACTTACCAAAAACTCCTTCAATCTTATTCATGGTTCTAGTGAAGTACAAAGAAATTAAACCACAAAATATACCTAATAAAATCACATAAGGAATACGTTCTAAAGCGAAAGGATTATCTAAGTGGAACTTAAACATGGCTTCTTGTCCGGTAACAATGTATGAAACAGTAGCCGCAGTGACCGAAGATATTAATAGAGGTAATAAAGAGCTCATCGTCAGATCTAGCATCAATACTTCTATTGTAAAAACCAATCCTGCTATCGGAGCTTTAAATATACCTGCAACAGCTCCAGCAGCACCACAACCTACGAGTAACATCAATGTGCGATGCTCCATTTTAAACACATCACCCAGGTTAGACCCAATAGCAGATCCTGTAAGGACGATAGGAGATTCAGCTCCTACAGAACCACCGAAACCAATTGTAATAGAACTTGCAATGATAGAAGACCAAGTATTATGCCGTTTTATCCTACCTTTTCTACGAGAGATGGCGTATAAAATCCGAGTTACCCCATGACTTATATCATCTTTTACAATATATCTAACAAATAGACCTGTAAGAAAAACACCTATTACGGGATAAATCAAGTACAAGTAGTTGGCCCCAGTTGTACTGAAATTATCAGTCAAAAAATTCTGAATAAAATGAATCAAAAACTTTAAAAGTAAAGCTGCAAAAGCAGTTAAAATCCCTACAATAAAACTTAATATCAGGATAAACTGTTTTTCACTGATTTTGCTTTCTCGCCACAATAAAAATTTTTGTAATAAACTCTTGTCTTCCAATTTCATACTTTGTTTTTTCAAGCTACCAAGTTATGTAAAAATTAAATATTTATACAATTATTCAGACACAAAAAAGCCTCTATTGCTTTCCTACTCTTAGAAAGCAATAAGGCTAATATCTAATATGATAACTATTATATTGAATAGTTATTATTATTCTCTAATCACTTTTACTTCACCGCCTCTTCCAAGCTTTATGATACTTGATGGTTTTGGGTGTGACATATCATCTTGACGATACTCTACAATATAATCAACTAATGATTTCACCTCATCACTAATTTCACTGAAGTTTGAAGGAGTTGGTTGCCCACTTATATTAGCAGAAGTAGATACAATTGCTTTACGGAATCTTTGACACAACTGTTGTGAAAACTTTTCTCCGCTTACCCGAATACCTACACTACCATCATCGGCTAATAAATTAGGAGCTAAGTTTCGCGCTCCATCATAAATAATAGTCAGGGGTTTTTCTGTTAATTCGATCAAATCCCAGGCTACAGAAGGGATATCTTCGACATAAAAATCGACCTTTACAGGAGAATCGACCAACACAAGTAACGCTTTACTATCAGTACGCTGCTTTATTGCATATACACGCTTTACAGCTTCGGCATTTGTTGCATCACAACCTATACCCCAAACGGTATCAGTAGGATAGAGAATTACACCTCCATCACGTAAAACCTGACAAGCTTTCTTTATATCTTCTAACATAAATGGGATTTTAAACAATTGAGTTTGAAGCCACAAAAGTAGTGTTTTTCTATGAAGAATTGAAAAAATACAATCTAAATAGATTTCTTTTAAACCTGTTTAAACTTTGCATAAAAGATTTAAAATACATTACACTCCTTATCTATTCTTAAACAAAAGGATATTTTATCTGTTCATAACTCAAACGTAATTAACGTTTACTTCATTTTTCTGCATTATGTAAGGCACTACTTATTAGAATCTATTGTTTTTCAACAATCAAGATAAAGGATACTACTCCTTTCTGCCAACTATAATACACCTTTATAAAGTATTTTTACGCTTTTTCTAAGAATAGTAATTTTTAATCTTTATATCAATTTTTTTTATGAAAACAGTTTTAGTATTGGCACACCCTAATATGAAAGAGTCTATATATAACAAAACTCTAGTCGAAGCTTTAGAAAAACAAAATTATAAAAATGTAATCATACACGATTTATACAAACTATATCCCGATTTTAATATCGATATAAAAGCAGAACAAAATTTATTATTGAATGCGGATAAGATAATTTTTGAAACTCCTGTTTATTGGTATAATATGACTCCACTCCTTAAGAAATGGATGGATGATGTATTTGAACATGGATGGGCTTATGGACATAATGGAACCAAACTTCATGGAAAGAAATTTGGTTGGATTTTAACTGCTGGGGCCTCTGAACAAGATTATAAAGAGGCACAACCTCAATTACCTTCGCTTGAATCTTGTTTCAATTTTCTTATTCCTACGATAGATTTAATTGGAGGAAAATTACTTGATCCATACATCGTCTATGGCGCAGAATACAATAGAGAGGTTAAAGATGTCTTACCATCCATACCTGGTTACCTTGATTATATAACAAAATAAAACTATATTATTAGAATATAAAAGAGGTCTAAAGAGAATTCTTTTGGCCTCTTTTTTTACTTTAAACTGTATATTAGTACCTTTGTTCTACTTTATTTAGAAACCCATAAATGGAAAAAGTTATATTTAAACATATCCTACCCATACAACTAAGATTTAATGATATCGACCAATTTGGCCATGTAAACAATTCAGTCTATTTTTCATTCTACGACCTAGGTAAGACCAATTATTTTGCTTCTGTTTGTCCTAATGTAGATTGGAATAAGGATGCAATCATGGTTGTTCATTTAGAAATTGATTTTATAGAACAAATCTATTCTACTAATCAAATAGCAGTACAAACAGCTGTCACAGAAATTGGAAATAAAAGTTTTCACCTTTATCAAGAAGTGATTGACCAACGCACAAAAAAAATTAAATGCTCTTGTAAATCTGTTATGGTTACATACGATCTGACTAGCCATAATTCTAAAGAACTAACAGAAGAATGGAAAGATGCTATCTGTGCATTTGAAGGTAAAGATCTCCGGAGAAAAGTAAAACAGGTTAGATAAAATTATAACATGGACAAGAGAACAACATATCGGTGTCATGATCTCATCATATCGGTGTCATGATGAAATCATGACTAAGATAAAACACTGCAAATCAAGATAGAGAGTGTCTGACTATACATCAAGTAAACTAAGGCTGTATTTTTTCTTCAATCTACATAATATGTGTTTAGAAAAAGAGCATATCAGAAGAATACACTTAGTGATTTTCGTTCTTTTCTTACTTTTACAGCAGATCTGTAAAACATCTTGCTTAAGCACTGATTGATTCCTAAATAATGACATTAAAACTCTCTCTATCATTATACAGTGAATAAAGCACCTCTTCAATACATCCTGTACTTTACAAAATAATCTCTTTTTCAACAAAGACAGATTTACGCTAGAGTAACGATAGGATAAGAACAAGCCTCAACAAAAAACTAATTATTTAAAAAGCAAATAAACATTTCGCTATAGGCTATTTTAGCTTATCTAAAATATCTCTAAACAAGGGGTAATCTTATCCTTTTTTAGTACTTTTACAGAAGATAGAAGGTTAATAATTTGATTAACCTTCTATCTTCTAAAAAAGGAAATAAAAGAAAATAATATATAAATGAATTACCTATGGAATTATCAAAACTCTTCGACAAAACAATTAGAAGAAAGCCATAAGTTAGCAAAGGAGTTAGGTATAAATCCTATACTTGGTAAACTTCTAATACAGCGCGGAATACATACTCCCAATGATGCACGAACTTTTTTCCACCCTCAACTAAAAGATTTACACGATCCATTCCTTATGAAGGATATGGATATCGCAGTAGATAGATTGAATCAGGCAATAGGAAATAAGGAACGAATTCTCATCTACGGAGATTATGATGTTGATGGAACAACTTCTGTTTCTTTAGTATATCGTTTTTTACAAGAATACTATTCTAATATTGATTACTACATACCCAATAGGTATAATGAGGGGTATGGAGTTTCACAACAAGGAATTGACTTTGCAAAAGAAACAGGTGTCAGTCTTATTATTGTATTAGATTGTGGTATAAAAGCAGTGGAGGAAATCACCTATGCCAAAAATAAAGGTATAGATTTTATCATTTGCGATCACCACGTGCCCGATGATGTATTACCTCCAGCTATAGCTATTCTAAATGCGAAGAGATTAGACAACACGTATCCTTACACCGACTTGTCAGGTTGTGGTGTTGGGTTTAAATTTATGCAAGCTTTTGCCCAAAATAATGGTATAGAGTTTCATAACCTTGTCCCTTTACTAGATTTGGTGGCTGTCAGTATTGCTTCTGACATAGTACCCATCATGGGAGAAAACCGAATATTAGCCTATCATGGACTGAAGCAGTTAAATAACAATCCAAGTATTGGACTAAAATCGATCATTGATGTATGCTCTCTAGAGGATAGAGAAATAACAATAAGTGATATTGTATTTAAAATAGGTCCAAGAATAAATGCTTCTGGACGGATTGAAAACGGAAAAGAAGCGGTAGACTTACTCATTGAAAGAGATTATGAAAAAGCAATTAAAATAGCTAAACGAATTAACGAGTACAATGAAACTCGTAAGGATTTAGACAAAAACATGACTGAGGAAGCTAATCAAATCGTAGAAAACATAAGCGATTTGTCAGATTTGCGATCAGTTGTTCTCTATAATGAAAAGTGGCACCAAGGAGTTATTGGTATAGTGGCCTCTCGACTCACAGAAGTTTATTACAGACCAGCTGTAGTGCTTTGCAAGAGTGGTGAGTTTGCTACAGGATCTGCTCGTTCTGTTCCAGGATTTGATATCTATAAGGCTATTGAACACTGTAAAGATTTACTCGAAAGTTTCGGTGGACATACTTATGCAGCAGGATTATCTCTTAAAGAGGAAAATATAAAAGAATTTAATAGAAGATTTGAGGCCTATGTTACTGAGCATATTCTACCAGAACAAACGCATCCTAGCATTAACATTGACGCTGAACTAGATTTTCAGGAGATTACTCGTAAATTTTGTAAGGATCTCAAAAAATTCAATCCTTATGGTCCTTACAATCAAAAGCCTATTTTCTGCACACACCAAGTCTATGACTATGGTACAAGTAAGGTTGTGGGAAGAAATCAAGAGCATATCAAACTAGAGCTTATTGATAGTAAATCCAACAACATCTTAAATGGAATTGCTTTTGGTCAAAGTAATCATGTCAGATATATAAAAAGTAGACGATCTTTTGATATTTGTTATACCATAGAAGCAAACACCCATAGAAAAGGTGAAATTCAATTACACATTGAAGATATTAAGCCTATAGAATAAGTATATGCAAGCGTCATATCTGGAAATACTTAAGAAATACTGGGGATACGACTCCTTTCGGGGCATTCAAGCAGACATCATTGAAAGCATAGGAAAAGGTCATGACACCTTAGGATTAATGCCTACTGGGGGAGGAAAGTCGATAACCTTCCAAGTTCCCACATTAGCAAAAGAGGGTTTATGCATTGTCATAACCCCTCTTATCGCTTTGATGAAAGACCAAGTGGCTAACCTAAAAAGTAGAGATATCAAAGCAGCTGCCATCTATTCAGGGATGACTCAAACGGAGATTCTTGTGACCTTAGATAATTGTATTTTTGGAGGTTATAAATTTCTTTACATATCTCCAGAGCGCTTGGCTACAGATATTTTTAGAGATAAACTCAAGAAAATGAATCTCTGTCTGATAGCGGTAGACGAAAGTCACTGTATCTCTCAATGGGGATACGATTTTAGACCAGCCTATCTTAAAATAGCAGAGATTAGAGATTTACAACCCAACACTCCAATTTTAGCCCTTACAGCAACTGCGACCCCCGAGGTTGTAAATGATATTCAAGAGAAACTTCATTTTAAGGAAAAACGTGTCTTTAAAATGAGTTTTGAAAGAAAAAACTTAGCTTATATCGTACATGAAACAGACGATAAAGGGAGAGTAGTATTAGACCTTCTGAAAAAACTAACAGGAAGTACAATTATCTATGCTCGTAGCCGAAGGAGAACAAAGGACATGGCTGAATTCTTAGAAAAGAATGGAATTTCAGCCACATTCTATCATGCTGGATTAAAAAATGAGACTAAAGACTACCGACAAAAAGAATGGAAAGAGGGTAACTATCGAGTAATAATAGCGACTAATGCCTTTGGGATGGGTATTGACAAACCGGATGTCAGACTAGTTATTCATATCGATCTCCCTGACTCTTTAGAAGCTTATTTCCAAGAAGCAGGTAGAGCAGGACGTGATGGGAAAAATGCTA is part of the Bacteroides coprosuis DSM 18011 genome and harbors:
- a CDS encoding thioesterase superfamily protein (COGs: COG0824 thioesterase~InterPro IPR006683~KEGG: bfs:BF3676 hypothetical protein~PFAM: Thioesterase superfamily~SPTR: Putative uncharacterized protein;~IMG reference gene:2504105785~PFAM: Thioesterase superfamily~TIGRFAM: acyl-CoA thioester hydrolase, YbgC/YbaW family), with product MEKVIFKHILPIQLRFNDIDQFGHVNNSVYFSFYDLGKTNYFASVCPNVDWNKDAIMVVHLEIDFIEQIYSTNQIAVQTAVTEIGNKSFHLYQEVIDQRTKKIKCSCKSVMVTYDLTSHNSKELTEEWKDAICAFEGKDLRRKVKQVR
- a CDS encoding NAD(P)H dehydrogenase (quinone) (COGs: COG2249 Putative NADPH-quinone reductase (modulator of drug activity B)~InterPro IPR003680~KEGG: cff:CFF8240_1356 general stress protein 14~PFAM: Flavodoxin-like fold~SPTR: General stress protein 14;~IMG reference gene:2504105784~PFAM: Flavodoxin-like fold), with the translated sequence MKTVLVLAHPNMKESIYNKTLVEALEKQNYKNVIIHDLYKLYPDFNIDIKAEQNLLLNADKIIFETPVYWYNMTPLLKKWMDDVFEHGWAYGHNGTKLHGKKFGWILTAGASEQDYKEAQPQLPSLESCFNFLIPTIDLIGGKLLDPYIVYGAEYNREVKDVLPSIPGYLDYITK
- a CDS encoding single-stranded-DNA-specific exonuclease RecJ (COGs: COG0608 Single-stranded DNA-specific exonuclease~InterPro IPR004610:IPR001667:IPR003156~KEGG: bth:BT_3939 single-stranded-DNA-specific exonuclease RecJ~PFAM: Phosphoesterase, RecJ-like; Phosphoesterase, DHHA1~SPTR: Single-stranded-DNA-specific exonuclease recJ;~TIGRFAM: Bacterial RecJ exonuclease~IMG reference gene:2504105786~PFAM: DHH family; DHHA1 domain~TIGRFAM: single-stranded-DNA-specific exonuclease RecJ), coding for MNYLWNYQNSSTKQLEESHKLAKELGINPILGKLLIQRGIHTPNDARTFFHPQLKDLHDPFLMKDMDIAVDRLNQAIGNKERILIYGDYDVDGTTSVSLVYRFLQEYYSNIDYYIPNRYNEGYGVSQQGIDFAKETGVSLIIVLDCGIKAVEEITYAKNKGIDFIICDHHVPDDVLPPAIAILNAKRLDNTYPYTDLSGCGVGFKFMQAFAQNNGIEFHNLVPLLDLVAVSIASDIVPIMGENRILAYHGLKQLNNNPSIGLKSIIDVCSLEDREITISDIVFKIGPRINASGRIENGKEAVDLLIERDYEKAIKIAKRINEYNETRKDLDKNMTEEANQIVENISDLSDLRSVVLYNEKWHQGVIGIVASRLTEVYYRPAVVLCKSGEFATGSARSVPGFDIYKAIEHCKDLLESFGGHTYAAGLSLKEENIKEFNRRFEAYVTEHILPEQTHPSINIDAELDFQEITRKFCKDLKKFNPYGPYNQKPIFCTHQVYDYGTSKVVGRNQEHIKLELIDSKSNNILNGIAFGQSNHVRYIKSRRSFDICYTIEANTHRKGEIQLHIEDIKPIE
- a CDS encoding Sua5/YciO/YrdC/YwlC family protein (COGs: COG0009 Putative translation factor (SUA5)~InterPro IPR004388:IPR006070~KEGG: bvu:BVU_0056 putative translation factor~PFAM: Sua5/YciO/YrdC, N-terminal~SPTR: Sua5/YciO/YrdC/YwlC family protein;~TIGRFAM: Sua5/YciO/YrdC/YwlC~IMG reference gene:2504105783~PFAM: yrdC domain~TIGRFAM: Sua5/YciO/YrdC/YwlC family protein) — translated: MWLQTQLFKIPFMLEDIKKACQVLRDGGVILYPTDTVWGIGCDATNAEAVKRVYAIKQRTDSKALLVLVDSPVKVDFYVEDIPSVAWDLIELTEKPLTIIYDGARNLAPNLLADDGSVGIRVSGEKFSQQLCQRFRKAIVSTSANISGQPTPSNFSEISDEVKSLVDYIVEYRQDDMSHPKPSSIIKLGRGGEVKVIRE
- a CDS encoding ATP-dependent DNA helicase, RecQ family (COGs: COG0514 Superfamily II DNA helicase~InterPro IPR004589:IPR011545:IPR001650:IPR014001~KEGG: bfs:BF3706 putative DEAD box helicase~PFAM: DNA/RNA helicase, DEAD/DEAH box type, N-terminal; Helicase, C-terminal~SMART: DEAD-like helicase, N-terminal; Helicase, C-terminal~SPTR: Putative DEAD box helicase;~TIGRFAM: DNA helicase, ATP-dependent, RecQ type~IMG reference gene:2504105787~PFAM: Helicase conserved C-terminal domain; DEAD/DEAH box helicase~TIGRFAM: ATP-dependent DNA helicase, RecQ family), which translates into the protein MQASYLEILKKYWGYDSFRGIQADIIESIGKGHDTLGLMPTGGGKSITFQVPTLAKEGLCIVITPLIALMKDQVANLKSRDIKAAAIYSGMTQTEILVTLDNCIFGGYKFLYISPERLATDIFRDKLKKMNLCLIAVDESHCISQWGYDFRPAYLKIAEIRDLQPNTPILALTATATPEVVNDIQEKLHFKEKRVFKMSFERKNLAYIVHETDDKGRVVLDLLKKLTGSTIIYARSRRRTKDMAEFLEKNGISATFYHAGLKNETKDYRQKEWKEGNYRVIIATNAFGMGIDKPDVRLVIHIDLPDSLEAYFQEAGRAGRDGKNARAILLYSNADKAKLKKRIQDNYPEKEYITKIYEHIQYYYQMAMGDGLGCVYDFNLEDFCVRFKHFPVQAHNALNILTQAGYIEYTEEQDNASRLIFTVQRDELYKLREMSAEAEKLLNALLRSYTGLFTDYAYINEDSLASKTNLTRQQIYDLLLFFARRHLIDYVPRKKTPFIIYTRERVELKHLYIPNEVYEERKENYTIRINSMLTYATDTEHCRNKQLLHYFGEKIEKNCGQCDVCINKRKEDQAEKEYSTLEKSILQELKQSPLSLQDLSLKLSKSLDSITNIVRFMVDEEVIMWKGNLLHIK
- a CDS encoding Cl- channel voltage-gated family protein (COGs: COG0038 Chloride channel protein EriC~InterPro IPR001807:IPR000644~KEGG: bfs:BF3674 putative transport related, membrane protein~PFAM: Chloride channel, voltage gated; Cystathionine beta-synthase, core~SPTR: Putative chloride channel protein;~IMG reference gene:2504105782~PFAM: CBS domain; Voltage gated chloride channel), yielding MKLEDKSLLQKFLLWRESKISEKQFILILSFIVGILTAFAALLLKFLIHFIQNFLTDNFSTTGANYLYLIYPVIGVFLTGLFVRYIVKDDISHGVTRILYAISRRKGRIKRHNTWSSIIASSITIGFGGSVGAESPIVLTGSAIGSNLGDVFKMEHRTLMLLVGCGAAGAVAGIFKAPIAGLVFTIEVLMLDLTMSSLLPLLISSVTAATVSYIVTGQEAMFKFHLDNPFALERIPYVILLGIFCGLISLYFTRTMNKIEGVFGKCKGPYQKLLLGGVMLSALIFLLPSLYGEGYDTIDLLLNGSSDLEWDRVMNNSLFYGYKNILLIYLVLIILFKVFATSATNGGGGCGGLFAPSLFLGCVAGFVFSHSVNGLEIIHWLPEKNFALMGMAAVMSAVMHAPLTGVFLIAELTGGYDLFLPFMIASVSAYLTIIAFEPHSIYSMRLAKRGQLITHHKDKAVLTLMKMENVVETNFVEVKPEMDLGELVKAIASSQRNIFPVTDKDGVLLGIILLDDIRNIMFRQELYHRFKVEKLMTSPPGKLLNTDSMENVMKTFDDTNAWNLPVIDEQGKYLGFVSKSKIFNSYRRVLIHFSED